A single region of the Chryseobacterium sp. 6424 genome encodes:
- a CDS encoding PD-(D/E)XK nuclease family protein: MKFLNKIITDLLSQNTDLSEFNIVLPGKRPIVFIRRILTEKQYSGILPNFYTIEDLIKSLADKQHIQGIALWLFAYDIYRTIHSTEDFASFLKWFPTLLKDWDDILKFTENDHAVIDYMFSEERIKNWSEKLGDQQENARQKNLSFWQRMSLFIPLLKQKLQERNWATAGMIHETARHLIADFAQKTNGKYVFCGFNAFTPTEELLVKNLLQWDKAQCYFQADEYYMKDERQEAGKFLRLHKNWKEFNDSRPFRWIENDFSQPKNIKVYEVSGNISQAKVLPEIFREMPPTDLSNTAVILLDENLLPATLDALSTVERLNITMGFPLKNLAFSNAVKQLFYLQKQQEQKESSYYYNDLLTVLEELPNNDTDREIVANFKAKIEERNIVYVSKKQFDEFLGALSYAALFRRPTSVDHYLDLLIDYCYQLKYRELDDILYENISHFERTFKIIKNQITPYQFTINMETLEIMINQLVNSENIDFQGEPLQGLQVMGLLETRLLNFKNIILLSVNEGKLPLGNTQNTYLPFNIRGIFNMHTFLDNDSIYAYHFYRLIQDAEHIHLLFNALNSGVNTGEKSRFITQMEIEDQFHAIENIIIENTSDPILHEAMRIEKTAPVMAKLQEWKERVSASHLTSYIYNPIDFYLTKILNTREADEIEEEISQRSYGNLVHYALQDIYEKLVNKKLTVKDVSLSPKALDEVMARAIEKMNHQLEFYRKGMNFIHKSIAERVVRNVLDYDRKLLAQGNTLEIISVEGNFEKANFILESEQREEINFYGFIDRIDRLNGNLRIIDFKTAKTKNLSLTTPKKNEAEDKLEKIFFRDDYKQAMQLSIYAYAALHSNRFPDHSVNCGIWSFAEVNKGVQNLSIFGQEDITKTLLETPMRAIGNVISEILNPEIPFIENTQPKFGK, encoded by the coding sequence ATGAAGTTCCTGAATAAAATCATTACCGATTTACTGTCTCAAAATACTGATTTATCGGAGTTTAACATTGTATTACCTGGAAAAAGACCTATCGTTTTTATCCGAAGGATCCTTACTGAAAAACAATATTCGGGTATCTTACCGAACTTTTATACGATAGAGGATCTTATAAAAAGCCTGGCTGATAAACAACATATTCAGGGGATCGCACTTTGGCTCTTCGCTTACGATATCTACAGGACCATTCATTCAACTGAAGATTTTGCTTCGTTTTTAAAGTGGTTCCCAACACTGTTAAAAGATTGGGATGACATCCTGAAGTTTACTGAAAACGACCACGCGGTTATTGATTACATGTTCAGTGAGGAACGGATCAAGAACTGGTCGGAAAAACTGGGCGATCAACAGGAAAACGCAAGACAGAAAAACCTGAGTTTCTGGCAGAGGATGAGCCTTTTCATTCCTTTACTTAAACAAAAACTTCAGGAACGCAACTGGGCAACCGCGGGGATGATCCATGAAACGGCCCGACATCTAATCGCAGATTTTGCTCAAAAGACTAATGGGAAATATGTATTCTGCGGATTCAATGCCTTTACACCAACCGAAGAATTGCTGGTGAAAAACCTTTTGCAGTGGGATAAGGCGCAATGCTATTTTCAGGCAGATGAATATTACATGAAAGATGAAAGACAGGAAGCCGGCAAATTTCTGCGTTTACACAAAAACTGGAAGGAGTTTAATGACAGCAGGCCTTTCCGGTGGATTGAAAATGATTTCTCGCAACCGAAGAATATTAAAGTCTATGAAGTCTCCGGTAATATTTCGCAAGCGAAAGTATTGCCCGAAATCTTCAGGGAAATGCCGCCTACAGACCTTTCTAACACGGCGGTAATACTGTTAGACGAAAACCTGCTGCCCGCTACTTTAGACGCGCTAAGCACCGTGGAGCGATTGAATATCACCATGGGTTTCCCGCTCAAGAACCTCGCCTTCAGTAATGCGGTAAAACAGTTGTTTTACCTTCAGAAACAGCAAGAACAGAAAGAAAGTTCCTATTATTACAACGATTTGCTGACCGTGTTGGAAGAATTGCCGAATAATGACACAGACCGTGAAATTGTAGCCAACTTCAAAGCAAAGATTGAGGAAAGAAATATAGTGTATGTCTCGAAAAAACAGTTTGATGAGTTTTTGGGAGCATTATCATACGCCGCACTTTTTCGTCGACCAACTTCGGTGGATCATTATTTAGACCTGCTGATCGACTATTGTTATCAACTGAAATACCGTGAGTTGGATGATATCCTTTATGAAAACATCTCGCACTTTGAACGGACTTTTAAAATCATTAAAAACCAGATCACACCATATCAGTTCACCATCAATATGGAGACGCTGGAAATCATGATTAACCAACTGGTCAATTCAGAGAATATTGATTTTCAAGGGGAACCACTTCAGGGACTACAGGTAATGGGACTGCTTGAAACCCGTTTGCTGAACTTTAAAAATATCATTCTGCTGTCTGTAAATGAAGGTAAACTGCCGCTTGGTAATACGCAAAACACCTATTTGCCATTCAATATCCGGGGGATTTTCAACATGCACACCTTCCTTGATAATGACAGTATTTATGCCTATCATTTTTATCGGCTAATACAGGATGCAGAGCATATACATCTGCTCTTCAATGCGCTCAATTCCGGTGTAAATACAGGTGAAAAAAGCCGTTTCATTACACAAATGGAAATCGAGGACCAGTTTCACGCGATTGAAAACATCATCATTGAAAATACCTCAGATCCTATTTTGCATGAAGCCATGCGAATTGAAAAAACCGCGCCTGTGATGGCCAAACTTCAGGAATGGAAGGAGCGGGTTTCGGCTTCACATCTCACAAGCTACATCTACAATCCCATAGATTTTTACTTGACGAAAATCCTTAATACCCGGGAAGCCGATGAAATTGAGGAAGAAATTTCGCAGCGCAGTTATGGGAATCTGGTCCATTACGCTTTACAGGATATTTACGAGAAATTAGTCAATAAAAAACTCACTGTCAAAGATGTATCGCTGTCTCCTAAAGCATTGGATGAAGTGATGGCACGAGCGATTGAGAAGATGAATCATCAACTCGAATTTTATCGTAAGGGGATGAATTTCATACATAAATCCATTGCGGAAAGGGTAGTACGCAACGTGCTAGATTATGACCGGAAACTCCTGGCACAAGGCAACACACTTGAAATCATCAGTGTGGAAGGTAACTTCGAGAAAGCTAATTTCATCTTAGAAAGTGAGCAACGAGAGGAAATAAATTTCTATGGTTTTATTGACCGTATCGACCGGTTGAATGGCAACTTGCGTATCATTGACTTTAAGACAGCCAAAACGAAAAACCTCTCATTAACCACGCCCAAGAAAAACGAAGCCGAAGACAAGCTGGAAAAAATATTCTTCCGCGATGATTATAAACAGGCCATGCAGCTCAGCATTTACGCGTATGCTGCATTGCATAGCAACCGCTTCCCGGATCATAGCGTAAACTGTGGGATCTGGAGTTTTGCGGAAGTGAACAAAGGCGTACAGAATCTCAGCATCTTCGGACAAGAAGATATCACAAAAACTTTGCTCGAAACCCCGATGCGTGCGATTGGGAACGTTATCTCAGAAATTTTGAATCCTGAAATACCATTTATAGAAAATACACAGCCTAAATTCGGGAAATAA
- a CDS encoding NUDIX hydrolase codes for MKIDDSKNKQNLQELIDTQDFVPHISVDCAIFGYQNGILKILLLKYHDLDLWSLPGGFVFEDEDLSEAAARVLYERTHLSDIFMDQFHTFGAKNRTENNVHQILLRNKGIKVPPDHWIFQRFITVAYCSLIDYNLVDTFPDAFNETRAWFEVDNLPKMAFDHDQIIPKAVQHLRKNIDTQIVASKLLPEKFTMKELQTVYETVLGEKFRRNNFQRKILGLNSLERLEKFYDGSANKAPYLYRFADHI; via the coding sequence ATGAAAATAGACGATTCGAAAAATAAACAAAACCTACAGGAATTAATTGACACGCAGGATTTTGTACCGCATATATCAGTGGATTGTGCCATTTTCGGGTATCAGAACGGCATCCTGAAAATACTTCTCCTCAAATATCATGATCTGGACCTTTGGTCGCTTCCGGGCGGGTTCGTGTTCGAAGATGAAGACCTCTCCGAAGCCGCTGCACGTGTACTTTATGAACGTACCCACCTTTCAGATATTTTTATGGATCAGTTCCATACGTTTGGCGCAAAGAACCGTACCGAAAATAATGTACACCAGATCCTGCTCCGCAATAAAGGCATTAAAGTCCCACCCGATCACTGGATCTTCCAGCGCTTCATTACCGTAGCGTACTGTAGCTTGATTGATTATAACCTGGTTGATACTTTTCCTGACGCGTTTAACGAAACCCGTGCCTGGTTTGAAGTAGATAACCTGCCAAAGATGGCCTTCGATCATGACCAGATCATACCCAAAGCCGTACAGCATCTCCGAAAAAACATTGATACACAGATAGTTGCAAGCAAACTGCTCCCTGAAAAATTCACGATGAAAGAACTTCAGACGGTTTATGAAACAGTACTGGGCGAAAAATTCCGCAGGAATAATTTTCAACGAAAGATCCTCGGCCTCAATTCCCTGGAGCGGCTGGAGAAATTTTATGACGGTTCCGCGAACAAAGCGCCTTATCTGTACAGGTTCGCAGACCATATCTAA
- a CDS encoding acyl-CoA dehydrogenase family protein, whose protein sequence is MAYYPLTAIPDYYLTDELLTDEHKLIRQSVREWVESFVMPKIDEAAQNHTDIPNLMKELGKIGALGPYISEEYGGAGLDQISYGLIMQELERGDSAVRSAASVQSSLVMFPINEYGSEEQKRKYLPKLAAGEMIGAFGLTEPNHGSDPASMETHIVDKGDHYLLNGAKMWITNAPLCDIAVVWAKNEDGKVQGMIVERGFEGFTTPETHNKWSLRASKTGELVFNDVKIPKENILPNVIGLKGPLSCLNSARYGISWGVIGAAIDCYCTAVQYSKERKQFGKPIGSFQLQQKKLAEFLTEITKAQLLCLQLGKLKKDHHATPAQISMAKRNNVKMAIEIARESRQMLGGMGIMGEFPMMRHAANLESVITYEGTHDIHLLITGMDITGINAFG, encoded by the coding sequence ATGGCCTACTACCCGCTCACAGCAATCCCCGACTATTATCTGACAGATGAACTGTTAACCGATGAACATAAATTAATAAGACAGTCGGTACGGGAATGGGTAGAAAGTTTTGTGATGCCCAAAATAGATGAAGCGGCGCAAAATCACACCGATATACCGAATCTGATGAAAGAATTGGGGAAAATTGGCGCCTTGGGACCATACATTTCTGAGGAATACGGAGGTGCCGGGCTTGACCAAATTTCCTACGGACTCATCATGCAGGAACTTGAACGGGGCGACTCTGCCGTACGATCTGCGGCTTCCGTGCAAAGTTCCCTGGTTATGTTTCCCATCAATGAATACGGCAGTGAGGAACAGAAAAGAAAATACCTACCAAAACTGGCTGCGGGAGAAATGATCGGCGCATTTGGCTTAACCGAACCCAATCATGGTTCAGATCCTGCCTCTATGGAAACCCATATCGTTGACAAAGGCGATCATTACCTGCTCAATGGGGCTAAGATGTGGATCACCAATGCACCTTTGTGTGACATCGCGGTCGTTTGGGCAAAAAATGAGGACGGCAAAGTACAGGGCATGATCGTGGAGCGCGGCTTTGAAGGTTTTACTACGCCAGAAACGCATAATAAATGGAGCCTCAGGGCTTCAAAAACCGGGGAATTGGTCTTCAATGACGTAAAGATACCTAAAGAAAACATTCTTCCAAATGTCATAGGTCTTAAAGGGCCACTTTCGTGCCTGAATTCCGCACGTTATGGGATTTCTTGGGGTGTCATCGGTGCGGCCATCGACTGTTACTGTACTGCTGTACAATATTCAAAAGAACGGAAGCAGTTTGGTAAACCCATCGGTTCTTTTCAGCTACAGCAGAAAAAACTGGCAGAATTTTTAACCGAAATTACCAAAGCTCAACTGCTTTGCCTGCAACTAGGTAAACTGAAGAAGGATCACCACGCCACACCAGCACAAATATCAATGGCGAAACGGAATAACGTAAAGATGGCGATAGAAATAGCGCGCGAATCCCGACAAATGCTTGGTGGTATGGGTATCATGGGAGAATTTCCGATGATGCGCCACGCTGCAAACCTCGAATCGGTGATTACTTATGAAGGTACCCACGACATCCATTTATTGATTACGGGTATGGATATTACCGGCATCAACGCCTTTGGATAA
- a CDS encoding BT0820 family HAD-type phosphatase gives MKSNKKLAIDFDGTVVEDAYPGIGKPKTFAFETLRQLQSEGYRLILWTFRHGKTLDEAVEFCRKNGVEFYAVNASFEGEIFDGNAASRKIDVDLFIDDRNLGGFPGWGEIYNIINEKIEFRVEGKEVLPYSKMKKDKKKGLFW, from the coding sequence ATGAAAAGCAATAAAAAACTCGCCATAGATTTTGATGGTACCGTAGTGGAAGATGCCTATCCAGGTATTGGCAAACCCAAGACTTTTGCCTTCGAAACCCTTCGCCAACTTCAGTCAGAAGGCTACCGCCTTATCCTCTGGACTTTCAGACATGGGAAAACTTTGGATGAAGCTGTGGAATTCTGTCGTAAAAACGGCGTTGAATTTTATGCCGTGAATGCAAGTTTTGAAGGAGAAATCTTTGACGGTAATGCCGCATCACGTAAAATAGATGTCGATCTTTTCATTGATGACCGTAACCTTGGCGGTTTTCCCGGTTGGGGAGAAATCTATAACATCATCAATGAAAAAATAGAGTTTCGGGTGGAAGGCAAGGAGGTTTTGCCTTATTCAAAAATGAAAAAAGACAAAAAGAAAGGCCTGTTCTGGTAA
- a CDS encoding prolyl oligopeptidase family serine peptidase, with amino-acid sequence MKIKLTLAALVFAGLVYAQENITYQQPSPEILQLADFQRAPSVMMDSKKQWLIFSYRPTYKSLDDLNQPEMKLAGLRVNPVTNISSTVTYVNNLKIKRLKDKTETQVKGLPTNPKITYMSFSPDEKMMAFTNTTSKGVELWLLDLATATARKISNDNLNANLGSPYVWMRDSQQLLVKRIPAGRGNLIDSKNEIPTGPTVSNADGKVSQNRTYQDLLKNPQDEANFETLAKADLVKIAVNGTVSDYKPAAIYTGMSFSPDGNYVMLTTIERPYSYIVPLSRFPMSSEVYDQAGNLVKKVNEVPLTEIMPKGFSSVRTGKRNMTWRDDQPATLVYAEALDGGDAAKSVEYRDEIFLWEAPFDQDPKSFFKTAQRFSGVDWSNSDFAVVSDSWYDTRNTKSYLVNLKNNTSKVIGDRNYQDVYMDPGTFNTTKNQYGRTVIDAKNNKSYLVGDGFTKNGQFPFIDEIDLNSLSKKRIYTSKLKNSKESIVDIIDAKSGNVLVVEQSANKYPNYFVRNIKNGKATALTSFANPFESIKDVYKEVIKYKRNDGVELTGTLYLPANFDRKNPKEKLPLLIWAYPTEYKDKNTAGQNTQNPNDFTFPSYGSFIYWVTKGYAVLDDAAFPIIGEGTAEPNDTFLAQLIANGKAAIDAVDKLGYIDRNKVAVGGHSYGAFMTANLLSHSKDYACGIARSGAYNRTLTPFGFQSEQRNYWDVPEIYNTMSPFMNADKMKTPMLLIHGEADNNPGTFTLQTERYFQALKNLGAPVRMVLLPLESHGYAARENILHVLWEQDQFLEKCLKK; translated from the coding sequence ATGAAAATCAAACTTACGCTAGCAGCACTGGTCTTTGCCGGACTGGTGTATGCACAGGAAAACATTACGTACCAGCAGCCATCACCTGAAATCCTTCAGTTGGCTGACTTTCAGCGCGCACCCAGCGTGATGATGGACAGTAAGAAGCAATGGTTGATCTTTTCTTACCGCCCCACGTACAAATCTTTGGATGACCTCAATCAGCCAGAAATGAAACTGGCAGGTTTACGTGTGAATCCGGTGACAAACATCAGCAGTACAGTGACGTATGTTAACAATCTTAAAATCAAAAGATTAAAGGATAAAACCGAAACCCAGGTAAAAGGATTGCCGACAAATCCCAAGATTACCTACATGTCATTTTCACCTGATGAGAAGATGATGGCCTTTACCAACACGACCTCAAAAGGTGTTGAATTATGGCTTCTTGACCTAGCGACAGCCACCGCAAGGAAAATCAGCAATGATAACCTGAATGCTAATCTCGGTTCACCGTATGTATGGATGAGAGACTCTCAGCAGTTACTTGTAAAGAGAATCCCAGCCGGACGTGGCAACCTGATTGACTCTAAAAACGAAATCCCCACAGGCCCTACAGTATCAAACGCTGATGGCAAGGTATCGCAAAACAGAACTTACCAAGATCTATTGAAAAATCCGCAAGATGAAGCTAACTTCGAAACACTGGCGAAAGCAGACCTTGTGAAGATAGCGGTGAACGGTACTGTAAGCGATTACAAACCCGCAGCCATCTATACAGGGATGAGTTTTTCACCAGATGGTAATTATGTAATGCTGACCACCATCGAGCGTCCGTATTCTTATATCGTACCGCTGAGCCGTTTCCCGATGAGTTCTGAAGTGTACGACCAAGCCGGAAATCTGGTGAAGAAAGTAAACGAAGTCCCGTTAACCGAGATCATGCCGAAAGGTTTCTCCTCCGTACGTACAGGAAAGAGGAACATGACCTGGCGTGATGATCAGCCTGCGACGTTGGTCTATGCCGAAGCGCTGGATGGGGGTGATGCCGCTAAATCTGTCGAATACCGGGATGAGATTTTCCTCTGGGAAGCACCATTTGATCAGGACCCAAAGTCGTTTTTCAAGACCGCGCAACGTTTCAGTGGGGTTGATTGGTCGAATTCGGATTTCGCAGTTGTGTCTGACAGTTGGTATGATACCCGTAACACCAAATCTTACCTCGTCAACCTGAAAAACAATACTTCAAAAGTTATTGGTGACCGTAACTATCAGGATGTTTACATGGATCCCGGAACCTTTAACACTACCAAAAACCAGTATGGCAGAACTGTCATTGATGCTAAAAATAACAAATCGTACCTGGTAGGTGATGGGTTTACAAAGAACGGACAGTTCCCATTCATTGATGAAATTGACTTGAATTCCCTCTCGAAGAAAAGGATTTATACCTCGAAACTGAAAAATTCAAAGGAAAGCATCGTCGATATCATCGATGCGAAAAGTGGTAACGTACTTGTGGTAGAGCAATCTGCTAACAAATACCCAAATTATTTCGTTAGAAACATTAAAAACGGAAAAGCGACTGCGCTTACCTCTTTCGCAAACCCGTTTGAAAGCATTAAGGATGTATATAAAGAAGTCATCAAATACAAAAGAAACGACGGGGTAGAGCTTACTGGTACGCTTTATTTACCTGCTAATTTCGACCGTAAGAATCCCAAAGAAAAACTTCCGTTGCTTATTTGGGCGTACCCAACAGAGTACAAAGACAAAAATACCGCCGGGCAGAATACACAAAACCCCAACGATTTCACTTTCCCAAGCTATGGTTCATTTATCTATTGGGTGACGAAGGGATATGCAGTGCTGGACGATGCCGCTTTCCCAATAATTGGTGAAGGTACAGCCGAACCAAACGATACGTTCCTAGCACAGCTTATAGCCAACGGAAAAGCCGCAATCGATGCAGTGGATAAACTGGGCTACATCGACCGTAATAAAGTAGCGGTAGGTGGACATTCATACGGCGCATTCATGACGGCAAACCTGCTGAGCCATTCTAAAGATTACGCCTGTGGAATTGCACGAAGTGGCGCTTATAACCGAACGCTTACGCCATTTGGCTTCCAGAGCGAGCAACGTAACTATTGGGACGTGCCAGAGATCTACAACACCATGTCGCCATTTATGAACGCTGATAAGATGAAGACACCGATGTTACTGATACATGGTGAAGCTGACAATAACCCCGGAACATTCACGCTTCAGACCGAACGATATTTTCAGGCACTTAAAAACCTAGGTGCGCCTGTAAGAATGGTACTGTTACCGCTGGAATCTCATGGGTACGCAGCTCGTGAAAATATCTTACACGTATTGTGGGAACAAGATCAGTTCCTTGAGAAATGTCTTAAAAAATAG
- the era gene encoding GTPase Era — protein MHKAGFVNIVGKPNAGKSTLLNQLMGEKLAIVTQKAQTTRHRIFGIYNEEDLQIVFSDTPGVLDPKYGLQEKMMDFVKDSLQDADVFLFIVDILDKTEPFEFLVEKLNKIPVPVLILINKIDASNQEDLEKVMEIWHQRIPKAEILPISALRGFNTEVILPKLKSLLPENPPYYDKDMFTDKSERFFVNETIREKILLNYEKEIPYAVEVVTEMFKEKEGIIFIDSIIYVERDTQKGIVIGHKGEAIKKVGTEARLDLEKFFSKKIHLNLFVKVKKDWRKNERDLKNFGYR, from the coding sequence ATGCATAAAGCAGGATTTGTAAATATAGTAGGAAAGCCAAATGCCGGAAAATCAACACTTCTGAACCAACTGATGGGCGAAAAACTGGCCATTGTCACCCAAAAAGCCCAAACGACGCGTCACCGTATTTTCGGCATTTATAATGAAGAGGATTTGCAGATTGTGTTTTCGGACACACCGGGCGTGCTGGATCCGAAGTATGGCTTGCAGGAAAAAATGATGGATTTTGTAAAAGACTCTTTACAGGATGCGGATGTTTTCCTATTCATTGTGGATATTTTAGATAAGACCGAACCATTCGAGTTTCTGGTTGAAAAACTGAACAAAATTCCTGTGCCCGTGCTCATACTCATCAATAAAATTGACGCATCGAACCAGGAAGACCTTGAAAAAGTGATGGAAATATGGCACCAGCGCATCCCAAAAGCCGAGATACTGCCGATTTCAGCGTTGCGAGGCTTCAATACAGAGGTGATCTTACCGAAACTGAAATCTTTGCTGCCCGAAAACCCGCCGTATTATGACAAGGATATGTTTACGGATAAGTCCGAACGTTTTTTTGTAAACGAAACGATCCGCGAGAAAATTCTATTGAATTACGAGAAGGAAATCCCGTACGCGGTGGAGGTGGTGACAGAAATGTTCAAAGAAAAGGAAGGCATTATCTTCATCGATTCTATTATTTACGTTGAAAGAGATACGCAAAAGGGCATTGTGATAGGCCACAAGGGCGAAGCGATAAAAAAAGTGGGCACCGAAGCTCGTCTGGACCTTGAAAAATTCTTCAGCAAAAAAATTCACCTGAACCTTTTCGTAAAAGTTAAGAAAGACTGGCGCAAGAACGAGCGCGACCTGAAAAACTTCGGTTACCGCTAA
- the map gene encoding type I methionyl aminopeptidase, producing the protein MIIFKTLDELRLIRESAQLVSKTLGMLAKEIVPGTTTEHLDKLGGEYIRDHGGEPAFLGMYGFPKNLCISPNAEVVHGIPNDKPLREGDILSVDCGVYMNGFYGDHAYSFQVGEVAAETKKLLEVTKESLYKGIAQCVRGKRVGDISNAIQEHCEKHGYGVVRELVGHGLGRKMHEDPQVPNYGRKGSGKVLKDGIVLAIEPMVNLGTEKVKFHDDGWTVTSLDNSPSAHFEHDVTIIAGKPVLLSTYKYIYEALGIESDEEAPFTLDF; encoded by the coding sequence ATGATTATTTTTAAAACACTTGATGAACTGCGGCTGATTCGCGAAAGTGCCCAGTTGGTCTCTAAAACTCTGGGCATGTTAGCCAAGGAAATTGTGCCTGGCACTACTACCGAGCATCTGGATAAACTCGGTGGCGAGTATATCCGAGATCACGGTGGCGAACCTGCATTTTTAGGAATGTATGGCTTTCCCAAAAACCTTTGTATTTCACCTAATGCAGAAGTGGTTCATGGCATTCCTAATGACAAGCCACTGCGCGAAGGCGATATTCTCTCGGTAGATTGTGGGGTTTATATGAACGGCTTTTATGGCGACCATGCATATTCTTTTCAGGTAGGTGAAGTAGCCGCGGAAACCAAGAAACTTTTGGAAGTAACGAAAGAATCCCTATACAAAGGCATCGCCCAATGTGTACGCGGAAAGAGAGTAGGAGACATCTCTAACGCAATACAGGAACACTGCGAAAAACACGGCTACGGCGTGGTGCGCGAGCTTGTAGGCCACGGCCTCGGGCGTAAAATGCATGAAGATCCGCAAGTGCCAAACTACGGTCGAAAAGGCAGTGGGAAAGTCTTGAAAGACGGGATTGTTTTGGCGATTGAGCCAATGGTGAACCTCGGGACTGAAAAAGTTAAATTTCATGATGATGGGTGGACGGTGACTTCACTGGATAATTCCCCATCCGCACATTTCGAGCATGATGTGACCATCATTGCTGGGAAACCCGTTTTGCTGTCAACTTATAAATATATTTATGAGGCCCTCGGCATCGAAAGTGATGAGGAAGCTCCTTTTACTTTAGATTTTTAA
- a CDS encoding class I SAM-dependent methyltransferase, translating to MKKIARFLLNKIPRPVLIQLSILLRPLIYQFFKGNNFTDPIDGKSYRKFLPYGYGKQRDNALSPSTLSLERHRQMWLYLQNETDFFTKSYKVLHIAPEQEFLRRFKQMKNLTYVSADLFSPIVDVKADLLNLPFEDESFDVIFCNHVLEHIEDDRRAMSELYRVMKKGGWGIFQVPMRNTLQKTYEDFSITDPKERQKHFGQYDHVRWYGMDFFERLQNAGFRTEANFYSKKFSAEDRRRFALQENEILPVVFK from the coding sequence ATGAAGAAAATTGCCCGTTTTTTACTGAATAAAATTCCGCGCCCAGTGCTTATTCAGTTAAGCATCTTGCTGCGTCCGCTAATTTATCAGTTCTTTAAAGGCAATAATTTTACCGATCCCATTGACGGGAAGTCTTACCGCAAATTTTTACCTTACGGTTACGGCAAACAGCGCGATAATGCACTTTCCCCCTCCACACTTAGTTTAGAGAGGCACCGCCAGATGTGGCTCTACCTACAGAATGAAACCGACTTCTTTACAAAGAGTTACAAAGTCCTTCATATCGCCCCCGAACAGGAATTTCTGCGGAGGTTTAAACAGATGAAGAACTTGACATATGTTTCCGCAGACCTTTTTTCGCCCATTGTAGATGTAAAGGCGGATTTGCTGAACCTGCCTTTTGAGGATGAAAGTTTTGATGTCATTTTCTGTAACCATGTACTTGAGCATATAGAGGACGATCGGCGTGCCATGAGCGAACTTTACCGTGTCATGAAAAAAGGAGGCTGGGGAATATTTCAGGTCCCGATGAGGAATACGTTGCAGAAAACGTATGAAGATTTCAGCATTACCGACCCGAAAGAACGGCAGAAGCATTTTGGCCAATACGACCATGTACGTTGGTACGGTATGGATTTCTTCGAACGGTTGCAAAACGCCGGTTTCCGTACAGAGGCCAATTTTTACTCGAAGAAGTTTTCAGCTGAAGACCGCAGAAGATTCGCGCTTCAGGAAAACGAAATACTGCCAGTAGTCTTTAAATAA
- a CDS encoding DoxX family protein, whose product MNYFTSTKSNAVITDLVILVIRIFVGFAMLSHGFPKLQQLLSGEEIVFFEFMGLSAKTSLILAVFAEFVCSIFIILGLFSRIAVFFLLITMAVAGLVVHSADPFAKRELSLLYLSIYLMLFAFGPGRYSVDYMIGRRRENNW is encoded by the coding sequence ATGAACTATTTTACTTCGACGAAAAGTAACGCTGTTATTACCGATTTGGTAATTTTAGTCATCAGGATTTTTGTAGGATTTGCAATGCTTTCACACGGTTTTCCTAAACTTCAGCAGCTACTTTCGGGCGAGGAGATAGTTTTCTTCGAATTTATGGGGCTTAGCGCCAAAACCTCTCTTATCCTAGCGGTTTTCGCGGAATTTGTATGTTCCATTTTTATTATTTTAGGACTCTTCAGCCGTATCGCTGTATTTTTCCTCCTCATTACTATGGCTGTCGCCGGGTTAGTGGTGCACAGCGCAGACCCTTTTGCCAAAAGAGAGCTTAGCCTACTGTATCTTTCGATTTACCTGATGCTTTTTGCATTCGGGCCGGGTAGATATTCGGTGGACTATATGATTGGCAGGAGGCGCGAAAACAATTGGTAA